The genomic segment TGCCGAGACGGCCCTCCTGCTCAACGAGGGGGGCGTCGCGGACGCCGTCACCGTCGGCCACGTGCTCACGACGACGGAGGCGGAGGCACGATGACCGACGCCGACCTCGACGCGACCGACCCGCGGACGCTGCCGGGTTTCTTCGACGCCCTCGCGGACGGCGAACTCCTGGGCGGAGTCTGCGCGGACTGCGGACAGGTCCTGTTGCCGCCGCGGCCTGCCTGTTACGCCTGCGGCAGTCGCGCCGTCGACGTCGAACCGCAGTCGCCCGAGGGGCGGGTCTTCTCGTACACGGAGGTCCACACGCCGCCGCCGGCGTTCGCGGCGGACGCGCCCTACACGGTCGCCGTCGTGGAACTCGCGGACGGCGGCCGCCTCCTCGGGCGCGTGGCCGCCGACTACGCCGACGTCGACATCGGCGACCCGGTCGAACTCACGGTGCGCGAGCCGACGAGCGCGGAGCAGGAGGCCGCGCTGGACTACGAGGAGGACTGGCCGGTCCACGTCTTCGAGCTTCGGTGAGAGTCGGGCCCCCGGCTCCACGCCGGTCCGCCGGTGGTCGAACAGGTCGGTCGACGACCCGCTTCGGTTCCGAGCGGGCGCGATAGGCCGTCGCGTGTCCGACACGAGCCGGACGCTCCGACGGATTCCGGAGGACGCCGGCCGTCTCAGGCCGTCTCGACCGGTCCGCCGCGGTCCTCCCACTCGGTGAGGCTCCCCTCGTAGAACGCCACGTCCTCGTAGCCGAGCGAGCGCAAGACGACGTAGGTGTGGCTGATGCGCCGGGCGGTGTTGCAGTAGAGGACGACGCGTCTGTCGGGGGCGATTCCCGCGTCCGCGAGGGCGGCTTCGAGTTCGTCGGCGGACTTCAGCCCGCGCGTCTCGTCGTCCACGAGTTCCCGCCAGTCGAGGTTGACCGCGCCGGGGAGGTGGCCCTCCTCGAACTCCCAGTCCTCGCGGGTGTCCACGACCACGCAGTCGGGGTCGTCCAGACTGTCGCGGACGAACTCGTAGTCCACCAGCGGCGACCGCTCGGGGTCGCGCACCTCGTACGCCGTCGCCGTCACCGCGGAGACGTCGGTGGTCGTCTCCCGGTCACGGTTCCACGCGCTGTAGTCGCCGTCTAGGAGGTGCAGGCGGTCCGGCGGGTGGCCGTACAGTTCCGCGGTGACGAGAAAGCGCGCGGCGAACACGCCGTGAGTGTCGTCGTAGGCGACGAGGTGGTCGTCCGGACCGACGCCCGCCCCGGACAGCAGCGACTCCCACGCGTCCGCGCCGGGGAGCATCCCCTCGTCGCCCTCGGACGACCGGAACTCGTCGAACGGGACGTTGACGGCGCCGGGGAGGTGGCCGATGCCGTCGAACTCCCACGCGTCTCGGACGTCCACGAGGCGAATCTCGTCGCGTCGTGACTCGACCCAATCGGGCGACACGACGACGTTCTCGTACATGCGACGACGTATTCACCCCGGCGTCTTCAACCCGGCTGGTGGGAGTGTCGTTCGCCGGACGTCCGAGAAACAAGAATTCCTTGCCGCTAATCGACCGCAGTTCCGTGTTCGCCCGCCGTCGCCGCGTCCTCGGACGTGACGCGCCCGATTAATGCGGCAACATCGTCCGCATGGCGCGATGATGGGCAGTACACGCCGTAGATGGGGGGATTAAGCCGGATGCGCTCCTAGAAGGGTACGTAATGTCAACCGACGGTTACGCGAAGGACGTGCTCGTCTCGGCGGATTGGGTGGAAGACCACCTCGACGAGTTCCAGTCCGACGACCCGGCGTATCGACTCGTGGAAGTGGACGTGGACACGGAGGCGTACGACGAGGGCCACGCCCCCGGCGCCATCGGCTTCAACTGGGAGACGCAACTGCAGGACCAGACCACCCGCGACATCCTCACGAAGGAGGACTTCGCGGACCTGCTGGGCGGTCACGGCATCTCCGAGGACTCCACCGTCGTCCTCTACGGCGACAACTCCAACTGGTTCGCCGCCTACACCTACTGGCAGTTCAAGTACTACGGCCACGACGACGTCCGCCTCCTGAACGGCGGCCGCGACTACTGGCTGGAGAACGACTACCCGCTGACCGAGGAGATCCCCGACTTCGACGCCGTCGAGTACGCGGCGAAGGGGCCGTTCGAGTCCATCCGCGCGTACCGCGACGACGTGCAACACGCCGTCGACGAGGGCCTGCCCCTCGTGGACGTTCGCTCGCCCGAGGAGTTCTCCGGCGAGATTCTCGCGCCCCCGGGACTGCAGGAGACGGCCCAGCGCGGCGGCCACATCCCCGGCGCCTCGAACATCTCGTGGGCGGCGACGGTCAACGACGACGGGACGTTCAAGTCCGCCGAGGAACTCGACGCACTGTACGGCGACGAGGGCATCGACGGCGACGAGACGACCGTCGCCTACTGCCGCATCGGCGAGCGCTCCTCCATCGCGTGGTTCGCGCTCCACGAACTGCTCGGCTACGACGAAGTCGTCAACTACGACGGCTCGTGGACCGAGTGGGGCAACCTCGTCGGCGCGCCCATCGAGAAGGGCGACTGACTCGGACGCGCCGACCGAACCTGCCTCGGGCGGTTCGACGCCGCGGCTCCGACCACTTTTTGCGCACCGCCGACCGGACGTCGCGATTTCGTGAGAGCGCGGCGTCCGTCGAGGCGGCCTAGCCGCCGAGGACGAACGACGCGACGGCGGGCGTGAGGAACGCCTCCACGAACGCGGCGACGACGAACAGCGGAACCAGTCCGAGGAGGACGCGGTAGGCGCGGCGCACCGCCGCCGCGACGCCGTCGGCGGTGGTCCGCCCGCGCGCCGCGCGGTAGCCGACGCCGCCCAGCCAGAGGCCCAGTCCGCCGCCGAAGACGAGGGCCGGCACCTCGACGACGCCGTGCGGGGCGACCAGGGCGGCGAACGCGACGGGGTCGAACACGCCGCCGAGAGCGCCGACGAGCACGCCGTTGAAGCCGAGGTTCACCACCGCGGGCACGCCGACGGCGATACCGCTGTAGGCGGTGTCGGCGGCGACGAGCCAGTTGTTCGCGGCGAGGTTGACGAACGTCCCCACCGGGAACGCGCCGAACACCTCGCCGACGCCCTCCCGGATGGGCAGCGACGTGTCGTACCGCGCGGTGGCGGCCCACCCGCCGGCGACGCCGCCGCCGAAGACGACGGCCGAACCGAGGTTCGCCAGCGGGTGGTCGCGGACGAACGCGCCCAGCGAACGCAGGCCGCCGCCGAACGCCGCACGACCCCGGTCGAGGAGCGCGGGCGTCGCCGCGCTCGACAGGTCGCGTTCGGCGTACAGCGCCGTCTTGAAGCCGTCCAGTACCGGGCGGACCAGCACCGTCCCGACGAGTGCGGTCACGCGCGTCGCCCCGGCCAGCGAAGCGATGCCGGCGACGGTCACCGTGACGAGGAGGGCACCGAACGCGACGGCGACGTAACCGACGAACGCCTCGGGGCGGCGGAACGGGAACCCCGCGCTCCGGCGGACGGCAGCGACGACGCCCACTCCGTCCACGACGACGGCCTGTTCGGCGAACGCGAACAGGGCGACGACGACCAGCACGAAGAGGATGGCCAGCAGACCGCCGAGCAACAGGGCGACCACTCCCGCCGCGGCGGAGACGGTCGCGAGGCCGAGTCCGAGGAGGCCGACGGGCACCGTGACGGCGGCCAGTGCGACGAGGAGGAGGAGACGGACGCCGAGGAGGGTGAGCCAGTCGCTTCGCGCGCCGACGAGTGCGGCGCGGACGCCGTCGTCGTCGCGGAGCAGTCCGAAGACGGCGTGGAGCGTCGCGGCTCTCGCCGCGCCCGCGACGACGACGGCGAGGAGCGTCGACGCGAGGACGCCGGCGGCGACCAGCAACAGCACGTCGGCCGAGACGAGACTCTGCATCGCATCGACGAGTCCCGGCGAGACGGACTGCGGGTCCACAGAGTCGGCGTCGAGGCCGTCGAGTTCGCGGAGGAGGGCTCCGAGGCGGCCGTCCGCCGCGACGAGGGCGAACGCGGCCATCCCGGCGAGGACGAGTGGGACGCGGGCGACGCCGTACAGTCCGGTCGCGAGGAGGTACACGGGGAGGACCGACGCCGACCGCTCCGTGAGCAGTCGGCCGCCGGCGCGGAGGGCGGTCGTGACGTTCACGGTCGTGTCGTCTCGCCGAACCGTCAAATGGCTACGGGTGTCGAACCTCAACGATGGCTACAAGCGGCGACGCGTCGTACCACGGGGTATGGACGGAACCGACCTCGCAGACCGCGTTCGCGACGACCACGAGACAGCCTTCTCCCGCCTCGGGTCCTCGAAGGCCCTGTACGCCCTCACCGCCGGGGAGATGGAAGCCGACGCCGTCAGGGCCGCCGCCGCGGACGACCAGTACGCCGCCGCCGACCTGTTGGACGACTGGGCGATGGTCGAACACGGCGACGCCGCCCCCCTCCTCGCGGACCTGGCCGAGGAGACGCGCGACCACGCCGAGTCGGTCGAACCCGACGGCTACGAACGGGGCGACGACCCCGCCCTCTACGACCGCCTCGCCTTCGAGGACGACACGCCGGGCCGCCTCGGCGGCCTCCTCGGCCGGTACCTCGTCGTCGCCGAGTACGCCGGGCAGATGGTCGGCTTCTTCGTCGGCGACGCCGACCCCAAGGCCGCCGCGGAGTTCCGCGAACTCCGCACCGCCGTCGAGGACGAACGGGACCGAGTCGTCGAGACCCTCGACGACGTCTGCGAGAGCGACGACGACTGGGATGCCGCGGGCGACGCCGCCGCCGCCGTCGTCGAGGCGGCCTACGACGACTACGTCGAGACGCTGGAGAGCATGGGCGTGAAACCGAAGAACGTCTGCTGACCCGGGTCCTCTCCCGAGGCTTGGCAGCGTCGCCGAGGACGACACGCCCGCCCGCCGACCCCCTCGTTTCCGGTCCGCGTCTCCCCGTGACCGACTCCCGACGCGACGCAGTCTCCCGTTCTCGTCGCTTCTCGGTTCGTGCGAACCGTTCTCAGTCTCCACGCGAAACGGAGGGGTTCGAGAACTGCTCTCAGACGCCCGCGACGCCCTCGCGGTACTCCGACACCTTGTCTCGGGCGGACTCGACCTTCTCTCGGACGCCGCCGTCGGACTGGTCGGCTATCTCCGCGAGGGCGTTCATGTGCCGGGCGAGTCGGCCGTGGTCGGGGCCTCGGTCCGCCGACGCGAGTTTCGAGAGCGTCTCGGCCTGTCCCTCGATGCGTTCTCTCAGGTCGCCTTCCGCCGCCTCCGCCGCCGCGGTCAGGTCGTCGCTCGCCGCTTCGAGTAAGTCACGCGTCATGCGAGAAGAGAGGTCGGCTCCGAGCAAAAAACGGCCGGTCGTCGCGACGAACCGTCCGCACCCGTTCAGTCGTCGTCTCGGCGGTGGCGCAGGTAGATGGCCACGGCGAGTATCGTCTGCGGCCACTGGCCGACGAACAGGGCCCGTTCGGTGTCGCCCTTCACGTAGTACTGGTACATCGAGTAGAGGATGGACGCGACGGCCCCGAAGAGGAACAGGTCGCTGCCCTTCGCCTCCTCGACGTCTTCCTCGACGTTCGTCTCGACGCTCTGTGCGACGTCGTCTGCCGTCTGTTCGAGTTCGTTCTCGCTCTCCGTCGAAGATGATTGAAACAGGCTCATCCACTAAAATCGAGCGAATGTATTCGGTTAATTATATCGGCGAGCGACTTTTCCGTCTCCCTCCCTGCACCCCCGCTCAGCCGCTGTGACCGGCGAGACGGTTCCACCACCGCGCGGCTAAAGTGCCTCCGCCACGTTGACCGAACGATGAGTGATACGTCCGGTTCCGGCGGCGCCCTGACCCCGGACCATCCCGAGGTGGACCGCGAGTTCCGCGTCGACGCGCCGTTCGACCCCGCCGGGGACCAACCCGACGCCATCGAGCAGTTGGCCCGCGGGTTCGAGGAGGGGATGGAGAAGCAGACGCTCCTCGGCGTCACCGGGTCGGGGAAGACGAACACCGTCTCCTGGACCATCGAAGAGGTACAGAAGCCGACGCTCGTCATCGCGCACAACAAGACGCTCGCCGCGCAGTTGTACGAGGAGTTCAAGAACCTCTTCCCCGACAACGCGGTGGAGTACTTCGTCTCCTACTACGACTACTACCAACCGGAGGCGTACGTCGAACAGACGGACACGTACATCGACAAGGACATGTCCATCAACGAGGAGATAGACCGCCTGCGCCACTCGGCCACCCGGTCGCTCCTCACCCGCGACGACGTCGTCGTCGTCGCGTCCGTCTCGGCCATTTACGGGCTGGGCGACCCGTCGAACTACACCGACATGTCGCTCCGACTGGAGGTTGGCGACCGGATGGACCGCGACGAGTTGCTCGCCCGTCTCGTGGACCTGAACTACGAGCGAAACGACGTGGACTTCCAGCAGGGGACGTTCCGCGTCCGCGGCGACACCGTCGAGGTGTTCCCGATGTACGGCCGCTACGCCGTCCGCATCGAGTTCTGGGGCGACGAGGTGGACCGGATGCAGAAGCTCGACCCGCTACAGGGCGAGGTCAAGTCGACCGAACCAGCCGTGATCATCCACCCGGCGGAGCACTACTCCATCCCCGAGGACCAACTGGAACAGGCCATCTCGGAGATAGAGGAACTGATGCACGACCGCGTCCGCTACTTCGAACGGCAGGGTGACCTCGTGGCCGCCCAGCGAATCGAGGAGCGGACGACGTTCGACATCGAGATGCTGCAGGAGACGGGCTACTGTTCGGGCATCGAGAACTACTCGGTCCACATGTCGAACCGGGAGTCCGGCGACCCG from the Halogeometricum rufum genome contains:
- a CDS encoding Zn-ribbon domain-containing OB-fold protein, with translation MTDADLDATDPRTLPGFFDALADGELLGGVCADCGQVLLPPRPACYACGSRAVDVEPQSPEGRVFSYTEVHTPPPAFAADAPYTVAVVELADGGRLLGRVAADYADVDIGDPVELTVREPTSAEQEAALDYEEDWPVHVFELR
- a CDS encoding sulfurtransferase, with translation MYENVVVSPDWVESRRDEIRLVDVRDAWEFDGIGHLPGAVNVPFDEFRSSEGDEGMLPGADAWESLLSGAGVGPDDHLVAYDDTHGVFAARFLVTAELYGHPPDRLHLLDGDYSAWNRDRETTTDVSAVTATAYEVRDPERSPLVDYEFVRDSLDDPDCVVVDTREDWEFEEGHLPGAVNLDWRELVDDETRGLKSADELEAALADAGIAPDRRVVLYCNTARRISHTYVVLRSLGYEDVAFYEGSLTEWEDRGGPVETA
- a CDS encoding sulfurtransferase; protein product: MSTDGYAKDVLVSADWVEDHLDEFQSDDPAYRLVEVDVDTEAYDEGHAPGAIGFNWETQLQDQTTRDILTKEDFADLLGGHGISEDSTVVLYGDNSNWFAAYTYWQFKYYGHDDVRLLNGGRDYWLENDYPLTEEIPDFDAVEYAAKGPFESIRAYRDDVQHAVDEGLPLVDVRSPEEFSGEILAPPGLQETAQRGGHIPGASNISWAATVNDDGTFKSAEELDALYGDEGIDGDETTVAYCRIGERSSIAWFALHELLGYDEVVNYDGSWTEWGNLVGAPIEKGD
- a CDS encoding stage II sporulation protein M — translated: MNVTTALRAGGRLLTERSASVLPVYLLATGLYGVARVPLVLAGMAAFALVAADGRLGALLRELDGLDADSVDPQSVSPGLVDAMQSLVSADVLLLVAAGVLASTLLAVVVAGAARAATLHAVFGLLRDDDGVRAALVGARSDWLTLLGVRLLLLVALAAVTVPVGLLGLGLATVSAAAGVVALLLGGLLAILFVLVVVALFAFAEQAVVVDGVGVVAAVRRSAGFPFRRPEAFVGYVAVAFGALLVTVTVAGIASLAGATRVTALVGTVLVRPVLDGFKTALYAERDLSSAATPALLDRGRAAFGGGLRSLGAFVRDHPLANLGSAVVFGGGVAGGWAATARYDTSLPIREGVGEVFGAFPVGTFVNLAANNWLVAADTAYSGIAVGVPAVVNLGFNGVLVGALGGVFDPVAFAALVAPHGVVEVPALVFGGGLGLWLGGVGYRAARGRTTADGVAAAVRRAYRVLLGLVPLFVVAAFVEAFLTPAVASFVLGG
- a CDS encoding transcription antitermination protein, with the translated sequence MDGTDLADRVRDDHETAFSRLGSSKALYALTAGEMEADAVRAAAADDQYAAADLLDDWAMVEHGDAAPLLADLAEETRDHAESVEPDGYERGDDPALYDRLAFEDDTPGRLGGLLGRYLVVAEYAGQMVGFFVGDADPKAAAEFRELRTAVEDERDRVVETLDDVCESDDDWDAAGDAAAAVVEAAYDDYVETLESMGVKPKNVC
- a CDS encoding DUF7553 family protein, which codes for MTRDLLEAASDDLTAAAEAAEGDLRERIEGQAETLSKLASADRGPDHGRLARHMNALAEIADQSDGGVREKVESARDKVSEYREGVAGV